From a single Cygnus atratus isolate AKBS03 ecotype Queensland, Australia chromosome 10, CAtr_DNAZoo_HiC_assembly, whole genome shotgun sequence genomic region:
- the LOC118253747 gene encoding LOW QUALITY PROTEIN: dynein axonemal heavy chain 12-like (The sequence of the model RefSeq protein was modified relative to this genomic sequence to represent the inferred CDS: inserted 1 base in 1 codon) — translation MYNATYISDDNSDDEIPTQQAIQESLQDMHKNETSANATEGESFQFVASKEHGMIIAAIRTVNITGQEEVLKKLVRHSSAFEEPDQQGWLPVHEAASQLNMNILEITFKASRAITWEQTTLKGETPLLVAVRNCFADNVCFLRFNGCNPNVKXGDSPLVVGADVLSQAMDCSSVLFEAAGGGNPDSLSLLLEYGVDAYVPKHSRHLPIQRAAYRGHFLALKNLVPVTNFDAIKESGISPIQSAAAGAYPQCLEFLLKSGFDANFMLDQRIRKGYDDCRKSALYFAVSNVDICSTQLLLNAGALPNQDPISCLQIALRIGNYELMNLLLQHGANVNYFCRVNTTHFPSALQYALKDEVMLRMLMNYGYDVHLCFDCPRGNASHLQYVPDGWTSTAIKDTMFCEVITLSWLKHLSVKVVGVMLDYVNHINICWKLEAVLKEQELWADINSILSKYPIFRCK, via the exons ATGTATAATGCTACATATATATCTGACGATAATTCTGATGATGAAATCCCTACCCAGCAAGCTATTCAGGAAAGCTTACAAGatatgcataaaaatgaaacaagtgcCAATGCAACAGAGGGTGAAAG TTTCCAGTTTGTTGCCAGTAAAGAACATGGAATGATAATTGCAGCAATTCGGACAGTTAA TATCACAGGCCAAGAAGAGGTTTTGAAGAAGCTGGTGAGGCACAGTTCTGCTTTTGAGGAACCAGATCAGCAAGGCTGGCTTCCCGTGCATGAAGCTGCATCACAGCTAAATATGAACATCCTTGAAATAACGTTCAAAG cctCCCGTGCCATTACGTGGGAACAGACCACACTAAAAGGGGAAACACCTCTCTTGGTGGCAGTAAGAAATTGCTTTGCAGACAATGTCTGCTTTCTCCGGTTCAATGGCTGCAATCCCAATGTGA AGGGAGATTCTCCTTTAGTTGTAG GTGCTGATGTTCTTTCACAGGCAATGGACTGTTCTTCTGTATTATttgaagcagcaggaggaggaaatccAGATTCCCTGAGTCTTTTACTAGAATATGGGGTTGATGCCTATGTACCAAAGCACTCACGTCATTTGCCAATCCAAAGAGCTGCATACAGAGGACACTTTCT tgccTTAAAGAATTTAGTTCCAGTTACTAACTTTGATGCCATTAAAGAAAGTGGAATAAGTCCGATTcaatcagcagcagcaggagcataTCCTCAGTGCCTTGAGTTTCTTCTCAAATCTGGGTTTGATGCCAATTTTATGTTAGATCAAAGAATTCGCAAAGGCTACGATGACTGCCGGAAATCAGCGTTATACTTTGCTGTTTCAAATGTGGATATCTGTtcaacacagctgctgctgaatgctGGAGCCTTGCCAAACCAAGATCCCATCAGCTGTCTGCAAATCGCCTTGAGAATAGGCAACTATGAGTTAATGAATCtactgctccaacatggggcTAATGTCAATTACTTCTGCAGAGTGAATACAACACATTTTCCATCAGCTCTACAGTATGCTCTGAAAGACGAAGTCATGTTGAGAATGCTGATGAACTACGGCTATGATGTGCACCTCTGCTTTGATTGCCCTCGAGGAAATGCTTCCCATTTGCAGTACGTGCCTGATGGATGGACTTCTACTGCTATCAAAGATACAATG TTCTGTGAAGTGATAACCTTGTCATGGCTGAAGCATCTTTCTGTGAAAGTGGTGGGAGTAATGTTAGATTATGTCAATCACATTAACATCTGCTGGAAGCTAGAAGCAGTTCTCAAAGAACAGGAACTCTGGGCAGACATCAATTCAATTTTAAGTAAGTATCCGATATTTAGATGTAAATGA